Sequence from the Panicum virgatum strain AP13 chromosome 5N, P.virgatum_v5, whole genome shotgun sequence genome:
CACCTTTGCCGGGGAGCATTTTGTCTAAAGTTTTGTGTGTGTGGTTTGAACATGTGAACAGGGGCTGGGGACACGTGGGCCGCTCCGATTGGTCGGCGTAGTTTGACTTCAGTTATGCTTAGTTTTTTTAGGTTGTGAGATCTATGTCATGGTGTTAATTTTGAGGGTTATGTCCGAACAGTACCCCTCGCTGTCATGTGCGTTAAAGTTGCATTTTTCAGGAGGTGCTCTTCTCGCAATCATTTCTTTTCGGCGTTGATGATGTGTTGGCCGTCCGTTTTCCTGGGACATTTCTGTTACACTCCAATTTATCAACCCTTTTATAACAATCCTTGTAATAGCCTTTTTGGTTAAAAGTAAAAATTTAATTATCTTGCTGTAACAGAACCAAATTAGAATCAAAGAATATCTGGGCTCCTTCCAAAGCAGTAATCTTCAAGGGCAGTACAAGTACTATTACGTACAAGTAATGTTATTCCTTTACCATTTCGGGGTAATCTTGAGACAGCGCAGCCAGAGTAGCAACCAAGGCATCTACTCCTGTCTGTGGATGCGTAGGCTTGTAGCCATCGAGGCTGGCACTAAGAATTGCTTTGCCACGCAGGGATTCCAAGAACATGGCCGGGGCAAGGACCTGGTGAGGCTGGAGGAGATCGGGACAGCCATGATAAGCCTGGAGGAGTGCTGCTGGGAGATGcaactgcagcagcagcgccagcagctGGTGGTTGTCCCCATCAGGTTGAGGAAGGATGGATGGGCAAGTGATGCCATGCTTTATGTAAGCGCGATCTTCTCCTGTCTTTCCCCCCACCCTCCGCTTTCAATTACCTTGCTGGCCATTTGCAATTTTAGTGGAATTGCTTTGGCCTTGGATGATAGATTTGACAGGTGTTTTGTGGAATTATTGTTGCCTCAACGATGTGGTTAATGATTCAGGTGAACGTGGAGCTCGTGGATGTGAACACACGCTCCGACGTGGAAAGGGCTGTCTCGTTCAGGGAGAAACCGAGAACgagcatgccgccgccgccggcaatgCGAGACCACCGCAAGAGCTTGGAGGCAGCGGCGTACCATGACGTTCTTGATCTGAAGCAGCTGCTTGACCTGGCTGAGAAGGAGGGCCGGGTGGCTGTGTTCGGGAGCAAGAGGAACTCTGATACCAGCAGCGTGAGCAGcatcagtagcagcagcagcacgatcAGCGTCAGCAGTGCcagcaccagcggcggcgcgagcccgGAGCCCGCCTCGATGTCGAAGCGCCGGTTCCTGCCATGGatgcggaggagcagggacttTGACAAGAGGAGCTCCGAGTCGCTCTCCCAGGAACTGCCGATGAAGTGCATGGTGAGCTCCGTCTGACACATGATGAAACGAAACGTTTCTGATCATGGATGCATTGGCTTCATGGCTTTGGATGGTAGCGCTGATCGTTTAACGATGACGAATCTCTGTAGGACGACGATCCGCCCGGCAGCTGGGAGACGCGCGAGTTCACGAGCCGGGACGCGGAGACGAAGCTCCGGACGCCGGTGTTCTTCGCGTCCATCGACCAGCGCGACGACAGCGCCGGCGGGGAGAGCGCGTGCACGGCGCTGGTTGCGGTGCTCGCCGCAGCGCTCCATGCCAACCACCCGACGATGCCCACGCGGCCGGAGCTTGACGCCCTGATCCGGGATGGCTCGTCGGAGTGGCGGAAGCTCTGCGACGACGAGGCCCACATGGCGCAGTTCCCGAACCGGCACTTCGACCTGGAGACCGTCCTCGCCGCCCGGACGCGGCCCATTGCCGTGCAGCACGACAAGGCCTTCGTCGGCTTCTTCCAGCCGGAGAGCTTCGCGTCACTGTTCGGCGCCATGTCGTTTGACGACATCTGGCGCGagatcagcggcggcggcgagcgcgagccgGGGCTCGCGGACGTGTACATCGTGAGCTGGAACGACCACTTCTTCGTGCTCAAGGTGGAGAGCGACTGCTACTACATCATTGACACGCTCGGCGAGCGGCTGCACGAGGGCTGCGACAGGGCCTACATGCTGAGGTTCGACCGCACGTCGGAGATGCTGTCGACGGCGCCAGCCGAGGACAAGGAGGAGGTGGTCGTCACCGGGAAGGAGTGCTGCAGGGAGTTCATCAAGAGGTTCTTGGCCGCCATCCCGCTCAGGGAGGAGCTAGAGATCGAGAAGaagggcgctggcggcggcgcgccacaCCGGCGGCTGCAGATCGAGTTCCACTTCACAGTCCTGCAGCACGACGAAAGATAACCAGCAGGTGATCTTATAGCAGTGATGGGATGTACCTTCCTCCCTGATTGCATTGTACTAACATAATGTAAATTCATCTACACTGTAAAGAAACAGGAAATTGCAGCACTACAAATACAGGCTAGGATTGTTGTTTCTCTTTGTACCATTTAAGTTAGGAAACAGGCAGAGGAAAAATACAAGGGACGAGTGCACGTTTGGCAACCTTCTTTCAGAAGGGTTTGGATCCACTTCTGGATACCTTTCACTTGTATCATATCATTTTTGTAAGCGAGCTCAGTATTTCATGAAAATTACTTGCCTGCCAAGCAGTTGTTATCTGATTCATCTGCATCACCTCTGAATGAAGATTCAGTTGGACAAATTCctcacacagacacacacaaacACCAAGATAGAATTGGAAACATCGTTTTTTTAATATGTAAATTTCCTATCACGATTTCTTTAATTCAGGATAGCCTTCTGTCACATACATTACATTCAAGAATCACGGCTGCAGACATACATCATTATTCTCTACAGTCAGATGTCAGCTATCCTGAATCTGTATTTCAACCTATAACCTATTCATTGAGGTATATACAAGTGGGGCTGGTCAGTCAATCTTACCCTCTGTATCCAAGCTCAAGTCAGCACATCAGAATTCTTTCCTTCATATGCTATGCTTTGCTGCCATTCAACAGGACTTCTCTTTGACATTGTCAAGTCACAGTAGGATTGCTGCAAAACTTGTGGGTTCTGAACTCATAGCAAAGGTAGCAGCATGTTCAGCCGCATGGGGTCCGGGCCTATAAGAAGAAAGGCAGCCAGAAATCTATCTGGTCCTGGGGCCAGTTACATGGGTGACATGGGAGGTCCACAATTGCCCAACGCTGTTGGCACAAGTGCAAGTATCTGGTTCGCTATGACAGAGATATAAGTCTCTATGTCTTTGTAGATTGCAAGGTTCTCTGGACAGCTTGGGCGCAGCATTGAGGAAGCATGCTCCAAGACACCTGCTATGCTAGCAAATGGATGCCGCGAGTCGCTAAGCCGCTGCACGACATTGAAGGAACTTAAAATGAGATCAGAAAAGCTGTAGCCACATCTCTTTGATAAAGACATGTCAACATTTACCTTGATAGAAAGAATTGTCGCAATGCAGTTAGCGATCAAGTTGGAAGGAAGTTGGGCACCACGAACAGCAGCTTCATACTGTGGGCCCACACAATCTGTCTCTTGATTTGGCATCCGTACCCTTACATCACTACCTTCAGAGTTCGCCTATATAACATGTAAACAACATATCCAGTGAAATTATGAATAATATGTTGCAAAAGTTTCAGGTAATTGTCAGCTAGGTTGAAACCTACCTTCATGGCTTCATCAACCATTTGCCTGGCCTGGGATAGCGATTTTTGTACAAAGGCAAGTATATATGACTCTAGCTCATCGTCGTGACCAGCATCGTCGTCTGGGCGACCTCCAGATTTTGTAGGACGGCCATTGGATGTGCTCCAGTATGGTGGCCTTTCACCATTTACACCAGATTCAACCTGCAAGTGAAGCATCAAGGAAAAATGAGCCCTGAGATACAACAGTCATGATAACTGCATTTTGTGGAAGAGTTAAAGACTGAGTAGGAACTGTTAATATATAGTTACTTAGCCTGATTAAACATTATATGTTAAACCTTACTCTAGAATTTATGAATCCTGACAAAAAAGAATGTTAAAGAATAATAACCTTGAGCTGTTTATCCGATGTTACAGTAACTCCATGTACAGCAAGGTCCCAGTTCTCACTTGGTGCAAGGTCAGGAATGTGCTCCGCCTCCATGATGCTGTACACATTATTTGAAAGGCAGCTCCTTCTCATGTTGTCAGGATGATTATACAACCAATTAACTGGCATACAATCAGTGTCCTGAAAATAAATAGGCTCAGTTATGTCTCTTTATATAACATAGCATCAGATCATCAAAATGAGATTCTCAACCACATGAACACAGAAGATTGTGAATAACTACATCGACAAGTATATATAACTACTAAAATGCATCACAAAGCAAGCATGCATGGATGTTCACATGCCAAATAAAAGACAGCAATTTGAATGCAGGGACCATCATTCTTGCTTCATCAGCATTTGGCTCTATGCAATGACTACCAAAGTACCAAGGTTGACAATTTGCTTCTGTAAAGTTTATTTGTTGGGTAAAAAACGCTAGTAGTCTCCAAGTAAATGACAAAACCACTTGGCACCGTGCTTAATGAATTGCAAAATTGATTCTTTTGCGATATGTGAAAACTAATGATTTGATAGCTAATATGAAAAAAGGCCTTATTACCTTGATAATGTAAAAAACATACTGATAATTGTTGAAAGCAACTGAAACAGCGACTACATACCTTTACAATATCAACACCAAGGTCAGGGTTAACAAAATGGACCTTGTAACAATCTGGCCCCATCATCACCACTTTGCCATCACAAAGTTCTCTAGAACTTGGATGACGCACGATCACCTCCTGACCAATTGAAAATGGCCTAGCTAGGTCTGCCGGTAGAGAATCCCGTGAACCATCACGGAGTTGAGCATAGATTTTCCTTACTTTCTCTCGATAATCCTCAAGTTTTTCCTTTTCCACAGCCAGAAAATGATCTGAAAATCGCCTGGGTTTGCCAAGAGAACTGCAGGGGAAAACATTGTTCAGTGTATGGCGGAAACAAACAGAAAGCTGACAGAACTGAGGGCAAAACAAATACTACAGCCTCCAAGGGATGCAAGCTAACCTTCGAATTGCGCTCCACTCTGATCTAGTCAACCTTGACAGATGACTTAATTTTGCATGATTTAGGTAGTGCACGAACTCATTGTCTGAGAACCATTGATAATCAACTGCACTATAGAACCACTCATACGTGCACCATCTACGAAGCGATTCAGATGACAGACAGTGCAGCAATTTCTTTGCCTGACCACAGTCAAGAGTTAGGAGAGAAGTCTAAGCGTAGGGCATATCTCAACTTAGAATATAGATATGCGAGTATTCATAAATGATGGCATAGACTACCTGTAAATTATCTGAATCTTCATTGCATGACACGTGCTTcgttttgcattgcatttggtATTTCCTtctggtccttctagacattcTAATCTCAGGCTTGATTTCTGTTGCTGCACTGGGGGCTTTAGTGGAAATATCTTCAGATGCTTCAGGTATTCCCACTCTTGCAGAGTCAGTACACCACAAGGAGGAATCATCGGTGATACCAAcctttggtgcttctggcagAACTAAATTATTAACAGAAATGTTTTGTGCTTCAGCAAGCACCTGTggcacaaaaaagaaaagaaagattagTATCATACAAATATCTGACAATATTAAAATTATCAATGTTGAGCGATTTATAATGATTTCGAATGATAAACATATGCAAACAGTGGAGTGGACACTACAAACTAGGATACAGTGATCAAAACTAATACCTTTAAGCAAATAAGGAGCAACCTTCAATTAATATcatgccaataacattatacaCTCAATGGGATGCAAGTGAGACATTTgagttaaaaaaaacaaaaaatagcattgaagaaataaaacaactatGGAAGTGAGTACTGACAGTATCAGATACATGAAAGCCAAATTGCACAAGTTAATTAATCCCATCCTGATTCGTCAAACAAATAAACTCATAACATAGACAAGGAAACAACTGACTCAATGTAGACAAATGAACAAACATGAGCCAATTCAATTTTATTTCCTAAATAAATCAACCAGAAGGGAGGAAGTACATTGCAGAAAGTACAAAAAAGAAAACCTTACCTCTGCATCTAATAGCTTCTTATGCCTTTTCTTCCCAGTTTTGGAAGCACTGGATTTACCAATTGCCTTCCCTAGTTTAGATAGATCAATGGTAGGTTGACCTTTCTCCCTTCTATCAGATAACACAGAGTCAGTTTTTCCATGAGATCCTGGATCAGTAGACAGGAGAGAGATTCATAAGAAACAACCAACATGACTGAGATAACATATAATGTGAAAAAACAAGATGAACGTGTCAAAAAGAAGCTGACCTGAAGGAACTTTGATCTCGAGTTTGGACGTTTTAGAGGGTGCATTCACCAGACTATTCAGTACATCTAAGACCAACATATCATCTGCAATCATATCAGGTAACAAATAGTCAAATATTTTCACCTCAAAAACGCTAGTAAAACATTTAAATTGCATCAATCTCAGCAGTACCAAGTATTACTGACAAGGATTAATAGGTCAAAATAACAACTAATTGATGCCGTTCAACAAAATTGACTAAGAAGATGCACCACAAATCAATTATGTGGGAGAAGTGAGCTTAAAGAATGTTCAATAAGTGGATAATAAAGTCTGGAGAAATGATGCTAAGTATAATGTTCTTAATAAAAGCGAAAAGAACAAACACATTGTCAAAAATACCTTCAGAAATAATGTTTCTCTCAATATGATGTTGGTTGAGTGAATCAACAAGCTTATTCCCATCATCAGATGCCATCACTGTCTCATGCTCAACTTTAATGGTCTGACCTTGCTGCGTAGGTTGCTGAATCCTTGTTTTCTTCAACTGTTGCTGACATATCGCTGAGTCTCCAGTTGCCTTGGTGTCCAAGAATATATGATCTTGACCAGCCTCATTTGTTTCAGTGATTCTGGAACTTCTGTCTGGAGAGCACTCATTTGTTGGAACAATAGCAAAATCTTTATTTGTCGCTTCATATTTTCGCTTGGTACTATTTATGATGTTTTCAATACCAGGTGAGGCCTCATCAATGGTATTCTTGACAGCAGGAGCTATGACCGGTATACGAGGAGTACGCCTTCGAACAGCATGGTTTCGGATATTCCTGACAAGATCTGAAGAAACAATAAAGTTGTTTAAACTTCTTAGGCAACAAATTCTACAGTGGAAATATTATTAAGCCTTTCTTTAACAATTTCTTCCTTCTTATTTGGCAATCACTATGAGAAAAACTCAAAGATTATCAAGGGAAAAAGACCATGACATATTTGTTACAATACTCACCTCCATAGTATCTTTTTTTGAAGGAAGATGAAAATCCAGCAATTGTTCCTTCATGATGGTCATGCAGGTCAGGCCTTTCAGTTGCTTTCTGCTGTGTAGCTTCACCGCGATGCCTTGCCTTCCCAGATGCTCTGATCATTTGATCATCTCCTATATGACTTGTGGATTTTTCCTACAATTTCAAGCATCACAA
This genomic interval carries:
- the LOC120672653 gene encoding protein ALWAYS EARLY 3-like; this encodes MAPAKGSRTINTTIIKGYEDQRQYDDPPSSSKAKQKKRKISDLNPKWSKDELTQFYEAYHRHGKDWKKISSAVRGKSSDMVRSLYSVHRTFLSLPERQATAIGFIALVTGHHNASEKSTSHIGDDQMIRASGKARHRGEATQQKATERPDLHDHHEGTIAGFSSSFKKRYYGDLVRNIRNHAVRRRTPRIPVIAPAVKNTIDEASPGIENIINSTKRKYEATNKDFAIVPTNECSPDRSSRITETNEAGQDHIFLDTKATGDSAICQQQLKKTRIQQPTQQGQTIKVEHETVMASDDGNKLVDSLNQHHIERNIISEDDMLVLDVLNSLVNAPSKTSKLEIKVPSGSHGKTDSVLSDRREKGQPTIDLSKLGKAIGKSSASKTGKKRHKKLLDAEVLAEAQNISVNNLVLPEAPKVGITDDSSLWCTDSARVGIPEASEDISTKAPSAATEIKPEIRMSRRTRRKYQMQCKTKHVSCNEDSDNLQAKKLLHCLSSESLRRWCTYEWFYSAVDYQWFSDNEFVHYLNHAKLSHLSRLTRSEWSAIRSSLGKPRRFSDHFLAVEKEKLEDYREKVRKIYAQLRDGSRDSLPADLARPFSIGQEVIVRHPSSRELCDGKVVMMGPDCYKVHFVNPDLGVDIVKDTDCMPVNWLYNHPDNMRRSCLSNNVYSIMEAEHIPDLAPSENWDLAVHGVTVTSDKQLKVESGVNGERPPYWSTSNGRPTKSGGRPDDDAGHDDELESYILAFVQKSLSQARQMVDEAMKANSEGSDVRVRMPNQETDCVGPQYEAAVRGAQLPSNLIANCIATILSIKRLSDSRHPFASIAGVLEHASSMLRPSCPENLAIYKDIETYISVIANQILALVPTALGNCGPPMSPM
- the LOC120672654 gene encoding uncharacterized protein LOC120672654 produces the protein MVVARAKAKAPPAAADAAGATPRRGGVRVGPARLEGLPAAWPAGAAAVKVKWPAPGGALAHMLTGRWARGVTAVEPVAAAGTVRWEPRDGNRFSLHLDPAGGRADRGVFFSVLYGFQEHGRGKDLVRLEEIGTAMISLEECCWEMQLQQQRQQLVVVPIRLRKDGWASDAMLYVNVELVDVNTRSDVERAVSFREKPRTSMPPPPAMRDHRKSLEAAAYHDVLDLKQLLDLAEKEGRVAVFGSKRNSDTSSVSSISSSSSTISVSSASTSGGASPEPASMSKRRFLPWMRRSRDFDKRSSESLSQELPMKCMDDDPPGSWETREFTSRDAETKLRTPVFFASIDQRDDSAGGESACTALVAVLAAALHANHPTMPTRPELDALIRDGSSEWRKLCDDEAHMAQFPNRHFDLETVLAARTRPIAVQHDKAFVGFFQPESFASLFGAMSFDDIWREISGGGEREPGLADVYIVSWNDHFFVLKVESDCYYIIDTLGERLHEGCDRAYMLRFDRTSEMLSTAPAEDKEEVVVTGKECCREFIKRFLAAIPLREELEIEKKGAGGGAPHRRLQIEFHFTVLQHDER